A region of the Mytilus galloprovincialis chromosome 1, xbMytGall1.hap1.1, whole genome shotgun sequence genome:
ATGTTGAAAGCGGATTTGTGGTGACCTCCAGATGTCTTAATGTTAATTTGTCGGTAGCTCTTTTATGAACACCCCCTTGTTAATCTTATATTCGTAACAAATTATGgcattattgttaaaacattttaataagttCAGCTGAACTTGAACGCAAACCAAAcgacaacttacattttaataaaagaacaaaaggTATGGAATGTATATTCTAATTGCTCATGTTTTGTTTTGCAGATCAATGGACAAATATCCCTAATCCATGCCAAAACAATCCACAGAAAGCAATCTATCTACCTCATCCAACAGACGGTACTAAATTCATACAATGCGACCTGTTCGGGAGAATGTACATTATTCAGTGTCCAAAGGGAGAATCTTATGACAGATCAACTGCATCCTGTACACGTGGCAATGTAGCACCAACTGTTGTTATACAGCCAGTTGTAACAACCCAAGCAACCACCACAACAAGAGCACCACAAACGGGGGCTATTAATCCATGCTCAAATGCAAACCTCGCACAAGgacttatatatttttcttatcctCTTGATACTACTAAATTTATCGAATGCGATCTGCTCGGAAAGGCAATGATTTTACAATGTAACGTCGGTCTAGTATGGAATCAACAAAGATTATCATGCGTGTATGACTTGAAACCAGGAGGTGTTATCACCACCACCATGGCTCCAGTAACGAGCGGACCCGGAACAGGCACCGGAACCGGAACTGGTACTGGCACTGGTACCGTAAATCCAGGTAGTCTATGTAGAGTAAACGCAAACAGCTTAGATGATTTATTCCACCCACATCCAGATCCACACAAGTTTTATCAATGCGATCTTTGGGGAGATGTTTTTGTCAACAACTGTCCAACAAATCTTATTTGGAATGATACAGCTAAAACATGTTCATCTCCATACGTTAAAATTGGACCAAACGGAAATCTGGTTGGTTAAAACTGTAAGACTCATCTTTAACTTAATAATGCTTTTTTAtagattattttgaaataattaaaagaatataaaatgtaAAGTTGTGTATATTGTATTTAACCTATAGCTGTACAATGGAACCTATGGGAGTGCAACCCGAGTATAAATCTCAATAaccgaaaattataccatagATATCCATgatataattttcacaattataccatggttttgttgtataaggtattcaaaagaaaaaaaatgtcaagaccTGGTCGCGGCCGCCTGAATTTTTTGATAGAAACAACAaagtcagtgtggggccacttagctaaactgcccgctttgcaccagctgaaataaatgaatgcttagggtgggaatcgaacccacatacaccaactctgttgtccaatattttaaatgaaccaAGATTCGCTCccagaacaaacaaataaagtttaaaaatatgttgattttcggTTATTAAATGGTTAACTTTCTATAGGCTCCACTGTATAGCTACATTTACATGAATCACATCTAACCGTTTGTCAAGGCGGGTTAGTTTTTAGGGGGTGGAGGGAACAGGAAGCACGCCCCGTTTAAAGAACTTCAAATATGGTAAACACATAATCTATTTTATAGTATTGTTGGCTTGCTTTACCCCCACCCCACTTTAAAAGTCTTTGATCCAAACCCGGTTTATTAACTTAAACACTGCTGACATCTAGACTTTAATGAGGCTAGAGTGAGTGACCGCATAATTCGTTCATTTCCACTTACATCCGACCTACATTCGAATATTTGGAACTTTTCATGTAGGTTTCAGAATTTTACTATATATGAAACAAATGTTTGACAAAGGAATTATCTTCAAAACATTGGTTAATTGTTCTAAAAATTAACGCAAACTCAAGAGGAAATCAAGTTGTTTGTGTACCATAGGGGACACATTTTCGCCGCAATGTATGATATGACCATCCTCATTATCCTGGTATGTTATAAAAACGAATGTTTGCAATTACATGAATTAGCTTGAGAGATCATTCCTATACGATTTTTctcacaaatatttattttaagacTGCGCACGATTGTCATATAAATCTTACATAATTGCCAAAATCGTTTAAAAACACCTGCATTATATATGTGCGAATAACCTTGGAAATTGGGTAAAGAGGAATTTCAACAGTTCGAACATTACAAACAGCCTATATCATCTATTTAGGCAAGTATTGGGTAAAGGGAcacaaattttacagaaaaaaatagcaaaacgGCGAAAATGTGTCCAGGCCGAATATGCGCCACCCACTCTACTCTATGTTTGACCGTTAAAATTAGATAGCGTTTATTTAATCTAAAcaggaatatatatatgttagatatgtggtccagattaactcgaccaatgcccgatcgcttcaGAATCTCTGCGACTTCTGTATTTTTTTCATCCCAGaacaactcgaccaatacccgatctctATATACGCGACCAAACTGGACCACtattcgatctctactcggccatacacgattctctaaaaatgtgtgcagctctgattaactctcataactttTCTTCTGCAAAATTATattgtcattatttattttttaactataCACAAATTCCTCCATCTACAGTATGCGTCTGTATAATTGCAAGGaggtgtaaaattttaaaagagagacaaCATATActaaaggaacaatcaaactcaaaggtcgacaacaaaccgacacagccatagtGAAAAACGAAagccgacgagaagacaaacagcagtctacaaaacacaacatagtaacaacacgaaacccaataaaacctggaaagatctcaggtgttccggatgCGATTTTAATCCTGCATTTTGGCCCCagaggatttttcaaatatgaacgTAATTGTGCATAAAAATTCATTATTAGACAGCTGatgactaatttagccttcaaagtaATAGTTTTTAAGAACATCCATAttatattttatctgtttaataTGCTATTTTTGTTTGACTGTCCGTACTTTCCGTATGTCCAGATTTTGTTGTTGTATAAAtgtaagaagatgttgtataattgtcaatgagacaactctccacaggagaacaaatgacacagaagttaacaactatatgtcaccgtacggtcaaatgtttacaaacacttttttcgtACGACTTTTGACGCAATTTTATAAACGAAAATGAGACGTAagacaaatgatttttatttgaattcgtcATACagtgatagatatatgtaaacagtttcagaaaaggtatcctcCGGGGGATTGAAATTCTAATTTGGCAAAATTTTTGGAAAACATGTAACATCTTTACCCCGTTTTTGCAATATTATCAGTAAAAACAAGTAGGTTGTTGCCATGGATAAGCCAAAAAGAAATATATGGAACTattcaactactggatatcaGATCTATGGAAAAATATTGATGACATACATATGcaaatatatgacacaaacagtagg
Encoded here:
- the LOC143074447 gene encoding uncharacterized protein LOC143074447, which codes for MISLKVAVLLFGLVAGSLAIRAKRQVNCIDQWTNIPNPCQNNPQKAIYLPHPTDGTKFIQCDLFGRMYIIQCPKGESYDRSTASCTRGNVAPTVVIQPVVTTQATTTTRAPQTGAINPCSNANLAQGLIYFSYPLDTTKFIECDLLGKAMILQCNVGLVWNQQRLSCVYDLKPGGVITTTMAPVTSGPGTGTGTGTGTGTGTVNPGSLCRVNANSLDDLFHPHPDPHKFYQCDLWGDVFVNNCPTNLIWNDTAKTCSSPYVKIGPNGNLVG